CGCGTCTTTTTGTTCACCCTCTCGACCCTCGGATTGGTTGCGGGACTTTCGCTGCCGGCCCCCGTTGTGACACGGTCGTTTGCCCAGGAAACCACCGCCACCCAGGACTCCACTGCTGCATCAACCAGCCAGGATGATTCACACGCGGCCGATGCACACGCTGGGGAGCCCCATTCTCACCATGACGATTCGGCAAAGCCCAAGGGGGCAACGCGAGAGCCGGCGAATCTGCTCGGCAAAGGACCGGACGGCAAGCCGTTCGAATTGAACGAAGAGGGCAAACAAGCCAAAGACACCTACGTCCAGGCCAAAGAGAAGCTTGTCGATGTGTTGATCGAAATGCGAACGGTTCACACGCTGTACATGAACGGCGAGGACCAAACGCCTGAGGCACTTGATCGATACCGCGAACTCCGCGAACAGAGTTATGCCTTGTTTGACGAAGTCTTCGACGCTGCGTACGAGTACTTGTTGTTGGCGCCCGACCAAGAAGCCGCGCAGTACTTGTTAACGATGCTAGAACATCGCTTTAAAAATTCGAATTACTCGTTGTCGACCATGCGTGCCAGTGCGTTATTGATCGACTTGGGCTTTAACCAAGTGTTCCTATTTCAAACCGCCGCTCGGTCTTCGGTTTGTGCAGGCGAATTTGAAACGGCCGAGAAAATCTACGAGTACCTCAAACCCGAAGACTACGGCGACTTGGACAAGCGTTTCAGCTACCAGATGGAAACGATGAAAGAGCAATGGGCCGAAGAGCAGAAACGCCGAGAACAGGATGCCGAGAAAGAACTTCCTCGCGTCAAACTAACCACAACGCATGGCGATATCGTCATTGAACTGTTTTTGGACCAAGCGCCGTCGACGGTCGCCCACTTCATCAAATTGGTCGAACAGGGCTTCTACGACGGGCTGGATTTCTATCAAGTGATTGACGATCTGTTGGCACTGACCGGTGACGAAACAGGCACAGGATCCGGTAATAGCGGCCAATTCATCGTCGACGAACATCAGCGTGAAGGAGCTCGCAATGCGTTCCGCGGTTCTTTGGCGATGGCCAAACTGCCCAAAGGGGATACCGGCGAATTTGTTCCCGATAGCGGAAGTAGCCAATTTGCCATCTTCTTTACTCCGGTTCCCACCGTCAGCAAAGAACAAACGGTGTTTGGACGCGTGATCGAAGGCATGGATTTGTTCACCGAACTTCGACGAGTCGATCCGCACAAAGAAAAGAAGAAAGGCCAGGTCGTCTACCCGCCCGATCGCATCATTGAAGCCGAGGTGATCCGTCGCCCTGACGAGTTGCCCGAGCCTCAATATCGTCAATAAAATATCGTCACTAGACGTCGTGTCGCCAGCCGAGTGGGGCGACTACAGCTTTGACTCGGACAACCGGTCGATCTGGATCAGCACCACAACTTGTTCTTCGACGTAGTCGGCCGAGACACCTGACATCATCTCTTTGCCGAGCCCAAACGCCGGTTGACTTGCCGCGATCACGAACAGATCGTCCTTGCCGCCTTCGAGATCGATATCGAGCCACGGCAGCGACCATGCGTCACGGCGACTGTCGATTCGCATCGCCGAATCGCTGCTGATCCATTTTTGACGCATCACACCGTGTTGAATCTCGGGACGACACTGCAGGTGAATCTGCGAGGCGGTCTTGGACTGTGTTGGCGTGATGGCCAACACGTACTGCGGGTCTTGCAGCGTTCGACCTACGGTTTGTCCTTGATTGCGAAGCAGCGTCGTGTGAGTCCCACTGCGAGGTTGACGAAGTGGCAATTCGTATCGCTTTGCCAATCGCATCGGAATCTGTCGCGAGCCGACGGAGACTTCGCTCGCCACATCGGCTTCGCCCAAGAAGACGTCGACGACATCGCGCGGTCCCGCCATCTCGGCCAGCCGTTGGCGAAATTGGTCAGGACGAATGACCTTGCCGACCCGAATCCCATTTTCCGCAAGCTCACTACGGCGAGCTGGTTCGATCACCATTTCATCGACCCACTGCCACATCGATGCAACCCGATCCTGGTTCGCCGCGTCGGGCTGAATCGGATGGAAACCGACCGACAACAAGATCGCCTGAGAACTCGGTTTGACCCGAGCCAACGGATTGCTGTGGTTTGCACTTAGCACGGCGTCCGTGGCCGAACGATCGATCCATGTCGCGCAGCCAGCAACCGACGACGCTAGCGAGCCAGCGGCAATCAGAGAGCAGAACTGTCGGCGGTTCATGGTGTTCAAGCGGATCGCTTTTTGTACGGCGTCAAATTCAACTTCGACGTAGAAATCGAGACTTTTTGAGTGCAATGGGCCTGGACGGCTTGGCGGACACTACAAAGTCACTCGCGGAACCGTCAAGAGAAAAGCGTCGCTTGCTTCCCAATCCGCTGACGAACCCGTAAAACCATAGAAGCAGCCATGTTTTTGCACTTATTCTCCCAACTAGCAGTAGGAACGGATGAAATTCACTGACAATCTGCCTCTGATGAGTGGTTTGCCGCGTGCCGATTTGCCGACCGACGAGCCACTGATTTTGGCAAGCGGTTCGCCTCGCCGCAGCCAACTGCTGAAGGCGGCCGGATACCATTTCACCGTAGAACCCGCCAGCGACGAAGCGGAATGCGGGATGTGCAGCCGTGAAACCGCTCCGGAATTGGTGGCACGCTATGCCTATCGCAAGGCGGCCGACGTGGCATCAAAACGGGATGCCGGATTGATTTTGGCTGCCGACACAGTCGCGTCGTGCTACGGCCAAATTTTGGGAAAACCTCATGATATCGAGCATGCCGAAGCGATGCTGCGACAACTGAGCGGTCGCCGTCACGACGTCTACTCGGGCTTCTGTGTCTGGTCGGTCAGCCGAAATCGCTGTGTCGTCGAAGTCGTCCGCACCGAACTGCAAATGCAGCCGCTCAGCGAGCCGATGCTCGCCGAGTACCTAGAATCGATGCTTTGGGAAGGCAAGGCGGGTGCGTTCGGTTTCCAAGACGGCAACGATTGGTTGGAAGTCCTCGACGGCGGCAGCGAAACCAATGTCGTTGGGTTGCCGATGGAGCGGCTAGCCGAAGTATTTCGCGACTTTGATTTGCTAGCGACAGAGATTTCTATCGAGAAAGATGGACCTTCTTTGCCGAAGTAGCCATTCTTTCTAAGGTTCAGGGGCGGTTTATTCCCGATAAAGGGTTTAGTGCGGTTCCGACGATGCCAGCTGCGATGTCGGACAACTGAGGCGATGCACCTGGATCGGCGGATTCCACTGAGTCGCGTTGCCCCCATTCCCGTGTTTCCATTTCCCGCTTTCAAGTAGCCTGGATGTCATGGTGCGTTACTCCATTTTGCTCGCCAGTATCGTCGTTCTCTCGTTGTTCTCGACTACAAAGGTCCATGCAGAGAATTGGGCTGACAAGATGTTTGCCGAGACCAGTCATGACTTTCGCACGGTCGGTCGCGGAACCAAATGTGAGTTCCACTTCGAGCTGACCAACAAATACGAAGAAGACGTCCACATCGCCGCTGTCCGATCGAGCTGTGGCTGCACCAGCCCGTCGATCACCAAAGACACGCTGAAGACGCACGAAACCGGAGCGGTGGTCGCGACGTTCAACACCAGTTCGTTTATCGGTCAAAAGTCCGCGACGATCACTGTCGTGTTTGACAAACCGTTCTACGCGGAAACGCAGCTCAAAGTCAGCGGATTCATTCGCACCGACATCACCTTTGATCCTCCTGAAGTGGCCTTTGGCGAATTTGCCTCCGGCGACGCCCCGGAACGCGAAATCGTGATCACTCACACCGGCAACTCGAATTGGCGAATCAACGATGTGCGAAGCCACTGTGAAAGTTTGCAAGTCCGACTGAGTGCCCCGGAATTGTCACCCGGCATCGTTCGCTACCGCATGCGAGTCACGATGAAGGACTCGATGGAAGAAGGCGAGATCCACGAGCGATTGACGTTGATCAGCAACGATCGTGCGTTCCCCACCACCGAGATGGACATCTCGGGCCGAGTCCGCTCGGCAATCAGTGTGTCGCCCGCCGCAGTCAATCTAGGCAGCAAGCCAGCCGACGCGGTGATCGAAAAACGTTTGATCGTCAAAGGCGACGAGCCGTTTGAGATCAAGGACATCGTTTGCAGCGATCAACGTTTCGAGTTCGAGATTCCGGTGGGCCGCAAGAAAGTGCAATTTGTCAAAGTGCGATTCGAAGGCAACGGCACTGCGGGCGATATCGCACAAAAGATCCGCATCGTAACCGATCTGCCTGGTGACAAATCGGCCTCGTGCATCGTCACCGGAACGCTGTCCGCCACCCAATAAGGCAAGCTTCGTTACGGATCAACGCTCTCAACCGCGATCAACTCGACCGTCGGTCCATCGTTGGTGTCGACGATCTGCCCCAAAGCAATAACCTGATCGGTCTCAGGCAGCGACGCACCCGAAACCGGCACCTCTCGGGCGTCACCAGACGAACTGGAAATGCGAAGCACTGATCCCGAGGCATTTGTCGCGGGCGTGCCAATCATCAAGACCCCCTCGTTCGTCCGTTTTGGGTAATCCAACCACAGATTCGCGGCATTGCCCAAATCATTGACCAGCGGCGATCGCGAAAGCGCGTTCAACAGCTTCTGTACCATCTCGCTTTCGCCCGCACGCGGCTGGATCGCAACCGCGGAAACCGAGGCGTAGGCATTCGCCAACAAGCGACGCCGATCGCCTTCGGCGCCTTCGAACTTCATCAAGCTTGCGAGTTGTTTGTTGGCCTTTCCAACTGCCGCCGCGACCTCGGGTGATTCGGTTGGTGGCTCAGGTTCCCCGGTTGTTTCAGGTTCGTCAGCAGGCTCGGTTGCTGCGACGGCCTCCGCTGCTGGTTCGGGTTCACTCGCTGCGATTTCCGTTTCCGCGTCTGACTGGGACATTTCTTCGACTGCAGGCTTTTCGGCGGCAGGTTCTTCGATTGCGGGCTGTTCCATCACGTTATCCGCGAGTGGTGCTTCGCCGGTGATCGACGGCGCCGGTTCCACGGGTTCTTCGCCCAAGATCGTTTCGATTTTCTCGGCCACATCGGTCAACTCGACCGCCGGCATCTCCATCGGCACCTTGTCCGCGGCGATCTCTTGCGACAGCGTATCCTCACCGGCCGCGGCGTCATCGGGATATTCCACTTCGCCCGTGGCAAGCTCGCCTGCGCCATCGTCGCTGCCTGGTTTCAGCGAGGTTCCAAGCGACGGCATCTCGAATCCGCTCGCCGTATCCTCCGCCGAATCGGCTGGATTGGCTGGATCGGTGCCGGTTCCTAAATTCGCCAGTTCTTGTTGAGCGCGTTCAAGTTCATCCGACGGCTCGGCATCCGGCACCATCATCTCGGAACCCGTCAGCGGCGTTTCGTCGTCAACGGGTTCGTCGTCAATCGGGTTGATTGGATCGTTCATCGCCATCGGTGGCGCCGCACTGAGCCGGGACGAGGAACCGTTGTTAAACGATCCGTCAAACGGCCAAAATCCTAAATCCGGGGCCTTGCCAAGCCAAAGCAAGATTCCGCCTGCCAAGGGAAGTGCCACCAGCGGGCCCATCGCCACGCCAATCAAGGTTTTGATCGGCGACGATTTCTTGCGTTTGTAGGTATTCACTGGGACCGATTTGACTTTCATCGGCATCAGCGGGCCTGCGGTGTCGGCCGACTCGTTCTCCGAATCATTGCTGGAGAGGAAGTCCAGCATTTCGTCGTTTTGGCTTTCGCCACTGAACTCGTTTTCGGGTTGCTCCGGCTCCGCATCGAGCGATCCATCCAAGTCGAATCCGTTTTCGCCGTCCGCTTCGATGGTCAGTTCCGAATTGTCGTCCCAAGTCTCATTCAATTGATCGTCTTGGGCATCGGATGCAAACGACGATGCGAACGATCCGGTCCCGCCCGCAGCCGACGCAACCGGTGCCAAATGAGCTGCCGTTCCCTCGGCCGAATCTAAAAACAGCGGCTGTCCGTCCGCCGAGATCAGCTCCACCATCGGAGGCAGCTTCTCGATGATTTCGCTGGCCGGATAGATTTCACCACACCATGGACACTGGGCGGTCGCGTCGGATGGCACCGCAGCGGTAGGTAATCCAATCGTTTCATCACAGCGAGGACAATTGCACGTCAACATTCAATAACCCCAGTTCAATTAAAAAGACCGCCTGATTGTAACCCGCCATGATGCGAAAAACAGCGGCCAAACCGTATTGGATCCACCAATAATCAGCCATCCAATCCGTAAAGTGGTCGCAGTTTTCCATTCAGGTAGCGGATCAACGCATCGGCCGATAACGATTTACCGGTGGCCCGTAATATTAACGAATCACCAGACTCGCATTGACCTCGCTCGTGAATTCGACTGCGAAGCCAATCCAACAGCGGCGAAAACTCTCCGCGGGCAAACATCGAATCCAAATCGCCCAGCTCCAAAGCCGCCGCGTCAAATAACTGGGCGCTCGCCAAATTCCCAAGCGTATAGGTGGGGAAATAGCCAATCAGCCCGGCACTCCAGTGGACATCCTGAAGCACGCCATCCGCCGGCGAGGGTGCACAGACCCCCAGATCGCTTTGGTAGCGTGCATCCCATGCCGCCGGCAGATCATCCACTGACAACGTCCCTCCGATCAATTGCTGCTCGAGATCGAAGCGAATGATGATGTGCAAGTTGTAGGTCGCCTCGTCCGCTTCGACTCGGATCAACGAAGGCTGAATTTGGTTGATCGCAAAGTGAAAATCGTCGAGCGATACGTCGTCCAACGTAGGAGCAAATGTTTTTTGAGTCCGATCAAACAACCACTGCCAAAACGGTCGACTGCGTCCAACCTGGTTTTCCCACAAACGCGATTGTGATTCGTGGATCCCAAGCGAGCAATACGATCCAGGCGGCAAGCCAAACCAATCCGACCGCATCCCTTGTTCGTACATCCCATGCCCCGCTTCGTGCAACGTCCCCAGCAATCCGGCCGGCAACCAATTCAAATCGTAGCGAGTCAAGATGCGACAATCTCGCGGCCCCAGCGTTGTACAAAACGGATGCGAGGTTTCATCAAGCCGCCCTGCTTGAAAATCAAAGCCAACACGCTCGGCAACAAAGCGGCTCAGATCGCGTTGTCCCGCAATGGCAAAATCACGCTCCAGCAAACTTCGGTTGGGTTGCCGCGGCGCTTCGCGAATTGACTCGATCAATTCCACCAGCGGCTTACGCAGATCTTGAAAAACTTGGTTCAGCGGTTCGACACGAGCATCGGGTTCGTATTCATCGAGCAACGCTTCATAGGGCGATCGGTCGGTTCCTTCGGCAATCCGTTGGCCCGCTTCGCGTTTCAAATCGATGATCTCGGCGAGCGTGTCGCGAAACATTCCAAAATCGTCAGCACGACGTGCGGCGTCCCAGCGTTGTTGTCCCTTGACCGTCGCTCGCGAAGTCCGCTGGACCAGTTCCTCGGGCAATCGTTGGTCGCGTTTCCAATTCCGCAGCAACCCGCGAACAGTCGCGGCCACATCACCGGCAGGATCCTCGTCGCCCAAATTTTCCGATAACGACTGAAGCGTTTCACCGTATTTCGCATCGGTCCGGCGACGATGCACCATCCCACGCAACGTGCTGACTTGGTTTGCTCGATAATCGCCGCCTTCGATCGGCATCCCGGTCCGCTCGTCCCACTCCAGCGTATCGGCAATCGTTTGCAACAGCATCGCGTCGCGAGCGTGCGCGGCTACGAAGTCAAAATCATCCGTCGAGAATGTCACGAGCGTTTTCCTGTTCGAAGGTACAAATGCGAAGGAACTCGTTCGTTAGCCGCACAGCTCACGAACCTAACCGAGGGTTGGTCAAAGCCCGCTCCCGCTCAACCTTGCGGTCAATGACAATTGCGTAAGAATGTCAAATTCTAAGCTGCCGACCAAGCAGTACTTTCGAGATGCAATGACGACAGCGGACTAGGTCTTTACACTATCGGACCGGGGATGAGATGCCAATCGGTGTCACCCCCCGCAGAGAATCGGTGGCGGCGATCTCGAAACGGCGTGTATTGTCAGAACAAGCGCATCTTCAACCAAGGAAACGTCGCCCCAAGTTAACCTCGGTGACAACGTGCGTTTGCGTCGCCGACGGAATGTGCCCCCTGCGAGATCAGCGACGATGAAGCTAAAATGACGGTATGAACCGACCATCCCCCAACGTTCCGAAACGCGGCGAACCTATCGCGGCCGATTTCTTTCGTTCGATCGCCGAACACACCGTTGACTGGGAAAGTTGGATGTCGTGTGAAGGCGAAGTCTTATGGGTGAACGAGGCTGTCGAGCGATTCACGGGCTATACACCCACGGAGTGTTTGGCGATGCCGGACTATCCGTTGCCACTCATAACGCCGGACCATCGCAAACGAATCGCTCGCTACTTTGCGGAAGCGGGTCGCGGCAGCTCGGGAAACAATATCGAATTTGAAACGCTTCATCGCGATGGATCGAAGTGTTGGGTAGCCGTGTCCTGGCAACCGATGACCGACTCCGATGGTCAGTCGCTGGGATTTCGGGCCAGTATGCGAGACATTTCAGACAAGCGGCAAATGCGTGAACAGTTGCGGTTGCACAACGAACATCTGGAACAGCTCGTGCAAGAACGCACAGCTCGAGTTGCGGAACTGGAACAGCATCGCTTGAAAATGGAGAAGCTCGCGGCCCTCGGTGAATTGGCGGCGGGCGTCGCTCATGAGATCAACAATCCCTTAGCCGGTATCAGAAATGCATTTGCACTGCTGAAGCGACACATCCCCGTTGATGTGAAGCATTACGACAAGCTCGATTTGATCGACGGTGAAATTGAACGTATCAGCGACATCACTCACCAAATGTATCAGCTTTACCGTCCTAGTCAGCAGCGGGCGACGACCTTCTCGCTCAAGCAATCGGTGGACGAAGTCATCGTGCTGGCGCTTCCCATGTCGCGAAAGGCGAACGTGAAAGTGACGGCCTCGTTTGCTTCATCGTCCGAGGCCAAGGGACTTGCTGCCGACGAGGTTGTCTTGCGAGAAGGCGAACTAAAACAAGTGCTGCTGAATTTGGTTCATAACGCCATCCAAGCCTCCGACGCAGGCGGTCAGGTGAACGTTATCGCTCGGACCGATGCAAGGCATACCGTTTTGACGGTTACCGATCACGGACACGGAATCTCGCCGAACCTGATTAGCAAAATTTTTGATCCGTTCTTTAGTACCAAAACCGAAACGGTCGGCCAGGGCATGGGATTGGGGCTGTCGGTCACGCGTGGCATCGTGGAAGCGATGAACGGAACCATTGACGTGACGAGCGAACCGGGCAAAGGCACCGAATTTGTCGTGCGTTTGCCAAGACAACTGGACGTCGACGCGGCCACTCCCTAAGCAAACGTCACCAGGACGTGCTTTCCTTTTCCCCAGTCCGAACATCGCCGCGAATTTCGCTACTTTGAATAAGATCCCATGGCAAACCAACAACGAATCTTGATCGCCGACGACGAACCTCTTTACCGTGACACGACGGCGGAATTATTGCGTGAGGAAGGTTACGAGTGCATTTGCGTCGAGAATGCTGACGATGCGATTGGCTTGCTGCGTGAGCACTCGTTCGACTTGATCTTGTCCGACTTGAACATGCCGGGCAATTTGAAATTGGAATTGCTCAAAGAGGGCCGCAGCAAGTATTCGCACATCCCAATGATTGTCGTCACCGGGGTGCCGTCCATACCCACGGCCATCGAAAGTGTTCGGCTGGGGATTGCCGATTACCTGCTTAAACCAGTCAAGTTTGAAGAACTGCTGACGGCGGTCCAACGCGCACTGCGTCATCCAGCTGCGCCGCCGGAAACCGAAACCGAAATCGAATTGGTGTCCAAAACGGATCGGCGTGGAAAGTTTCCTGAAATCATTGGTGACAGCCCAGCAATGATCCAACTGCTGGACATCGTCAATCGAGTGGCCGCCAGTAACACGAATGTCTTGATTACAGGCGAAAGCGGGACCGGCAAAGAGGTGGTGGCCAACACGATCCACCACCACAGTGCTCGGCGAAATCATGCGTTTCAGATCATCGACTGCACCGCGATTCCCGATGCGTTGTTCGAGTCGGTTCTGTTTGGGCATGTCAAGGGTTCCTTTACCGGAGCGATCAAGGACCAGAAAGGCTTGCTGCGTCACTGTGATGGCGGCACTGCATTCTTTGACGAAGTGGGGGAACTGCCAGCCGCTTCTCAGGCCAAACTGCTGCGGGCCGTGCAAGAGCAAACCTTCACTCCGGTTGGCGAAAGCACCCCTGTGAAAGTTGACACGCGATTCATTTGTGCGACCAATCGAGATTTGCAGAGCGAGGTCGATGCCGGGCGTTTCCGCCAGGACCTGTTCTATCGACTCGCGGTCATTCCGATTGAACTCGCACCGCTTCGCGAGCGTGGTGACGACGTGGTGAAGTTGGCAGACTTCTTTCTCGAACAACTACGTCCGAGCGGTTCCAATATCACCGGTTTTTCGAACGAGGTGATTGATTGTTTCCGAGCCTACCGCTGGCCGGGCAACATCCGTGAATTGCGAAATGTTATCGAACGCACGATCACGCTGGGTCGCGGCGAAACGATCGAAGTGGGCGACCTGCCACCACAACTGCGCGCGCCCGACGACAGTAGCAGTGATGTCGCGGTGCTTTCGGAAATATCACGCGACGAAGCGCTCGACAATGCAGACCGTGCGTACTTAACGGCCGTGCTCAAGAAACACAACGGTGTCATCGCCAGCGCCGCACGACAAGCCGGTTTGTCGCGTCAAGGATTAAATAAGCTGCTGAAACGACATGGCATCGAAGCGAACGATTTTCGGTAATGGGACGCATGGGTTAGCCGACCGGATGCCCCCACCTGTCTCCTTGAATCACATGTTCTTCATTGCGGATTCCGATCCAACAGGGCGTCGGTGATAAGCCTTCGATCGTGTTCAGTCGATCCTCTTCGCTTGTGAATTCCATCGGGCGTTTGGATTGCAGTTCGTTCAGTGAGCAGACGCGATTGCACTCCATAAACTGCGTCAATCCATCGAGCATCGTGCGAATGATATCAGGACCTTCCCGGTAGACCGCGGAAACGATCATCGCGACGTCCGCGCCTGCAAGCAGGGTTTTGATCAAGTCTTCGGGGCGACCGATGCCCCCGTTGCCAGCCAATGGCAACGCGGGACAGTGACCGTAGACGCTCATCAACGCGCGTAGCGTCGGTGAGATGAAACCGGGTGACGACATTCCCCATTTGCATTGAAGTTTCAGGCTATCCAAGGCAATGTCGATCTCGGGATCGCGTGCGTACAGCACCAGCCCTTGTACACCTGAGACCAATCGTCTCGCCAGATGGCTGACGGCGGTGTATTCACGATGCAGTTTCAAAAACAACGGAACCGATATCGACGTCCGAATCGTCTTGACCAATTCAACAACCTGATCCTCCA
The nucleotide sequence above comes from Novipirellula caenicola. Encoded proteins:
- a CDS encoding peptidylprolyl isomerase produces the protein MIDRVFLFTLSTLGLVAGLSLPAPVVTRSFAQETTATQDSTAASTSQDDSHAADAHAGEPHSHHDDSAKPKGATREPANLLGKGPDGKPFELNEEGKQAKDTYVQAKEKLVDVLIEMRTVHTLYMNGEDQTPEALDRYRELREQSYALFDEVFDAAYEYLLLAPDQEAAQYLLTMLEHRFKNSNYSLSTMRASALLIDLGFNQVFLFQTAARSSVCAGEFETAEKIYEYLKPEDYGDLDKRFSYQMETMKEQWAEEQKRREQDAEKELPRVKLTTTHGDIVIELFLDQAPSTVAHFIKLVEQGFYDGLDFYQVIDDLLALTGDETGTGSGNSGQFIVDEHQREGARNAFRGSLAMAKLPKGDTGEFVPDSGSSQFAIFFTPVPTVSKEQTVFGRVIEGMDLFTELRRVDPHKEKKKGQVVYPPDRIIEAEVIRRPDELPEPQYRQ
- a CDS encoding Maf family protein: MSGLPRADLPTDEPLILASGSPRRSQLLKAAGYHFTVEPASDEAECGMCSRETAPELVARYAYRKAADVASKRDAGLILAADTVASCYGQILGKPHDIEHAEAMLRQLSGRRHDVYSGFCVWSVSRNRCVVEVVRTELQMQPLSEPMLAEYLESMLWEGKAGAFGFQDGNDWLEVLDGGSETNVVGLPMERLAEVFRDFDLLATEISIEKDGPSLPK
- a CDS encoding DUF1573 domain-containing protein, producing the protein MVRYSILLASIVVLSLFSTTKVHAENWADKMFAETSHDFRTVGRGTKCEFHFELTNKYEEDVHIAAVRSSCGCTSPSITKDTLKTHETGAVVATFNTSSFIGQKSATITVVFDKPFYAETQLKVSGFIRTDITFDPPEVAFGEFASGDAPEREIVITHTGNSNWRINDVRSHCESLQVRLSAPELSPGIVRYRMRVTMKDSMEEGEIHERLTLISNDRAFPTTEMDISGRVRSAISVSPAAVNLGSKPADAVIEKRLIVKGDEPFEIKDIVCSDQRFEFEIPVGRKKVQFVKVRFEGNGTAGDIAQKIRIVTDLPGDKSASCIVTGTLSATQ
- a CDS encoding carboxypeptidase M32, coding for MTFSTDDFDFVAAHARDAMLLQTIADTLEWDERTGMPIEGGDYRANQVSTLRGMVHRRRTDAKYGETLQSLSENLGDEDPAGDVAATVRGLLRNWKRDQRLPEELVQRTSRATVKGQQRWDAARRADDFGMFRDTLAEIIDLKREAGQRIAEGTDRSPYEALLDEYEPDARVEPLNQVFQDLRKPLVELIESIREAPRQPNRSLLERDFAIAGQRDLSRFVAERVGFDFQAGRLDETSHPFCTTLGPRDCRILTRYDLNWLPAGLLGTLHEAGHGMYEQGMRSDWFGLPPGSYCSLGIHESQSRLWENQVGRSRPFWQWLFDRTQKTFAPTLDDVSLDDFHFAINQIQPSLIRVEADEATYNLHIIIRFDLEQQLIGGTLSVDDLPAAWDARYQSDLGVCAPSPADGVLQDVHWSAGLIGYFPTYTLGNLASAQLFDAAALELGDLDSMFARGEFSPLLDWLRSRIHERGQCESGDSLILRATGKSLSADALIRYLNGKLRPLYGLDG
- a CDS encoding two-component system sensor histidine kinase NtrB — translated: MNRPSPNVPKRGEPIAADFFRSIAEHTVDWESWMSCEGEVLWVNEAVERFTGYTPTECLAMPDYPLPLITPDHRKRIARYFAEAGRGSSGNNIEFETLHRDGSKCWVAVSWQPMTDSDGQSLGFRASMRDISDKRQMREQLRLHNEHLEQLVQERTARVAELEQHRLKMEKLAALGELAAGVAHEINNPLAGIRNAFALLKRHIPVDVKHYDKLDLIDGEIERISDITHQMYQLYRPSQQRATTFSLKQSVDEVIVLALPMSRKANVKVTASFASSSEAKGLAADEVVLREGELKQVLLNLVHNAIQASDAGGQVNVIARTDARHTVLTVTDHGHGISPNLISKIFDPFFSTKTETVGQGMGLGLSVTRGIVEAMNGTIDVTSEPGKGTEFVVRLPRQLDVDAATP
- a CDS encoding sigma-54 dependent transcriptional regulator encodes the protein MANQQRILIADDEPLYRDTTAELLREEGYECICVENADDAIGLLREHSFDLILSDLNMPGNLKLELLKEGRSKYSHIPMIVVTGVPSIPTAIESVRLGIADYLLKPVKFEELLTAVQRALRHPAAPPETETEIELVSKTDRRGKFPEIIGDSPAMIQLLDIVNRVAASNTNVLITGESGTGKEVVANTIHHHSARRNHAFQIIDCTAIPDALFESVLFGHVKGSFTGAIKDQKGLLRHCDGGTAFFDEVGELPAASQAKLLRAVQEQTFTPVGESTPVKVDTRFICATNRDLQSEVDAGRFRQDLFYRLAVIPIELAPLRERGDDVVKLADFFLEQLRPSGSNITGFSNEVIDCFRAYRWPGNIRELRNVIERTITLGRGETIEVGDLPPQLRAPDDSSSDVAVLSEISRDEALDNADRAYLTAVLKKHNGVIASAARQAGLSRQGLNKLLKRHGIEANDFR
- a CDS encoding dihydroorotate dehydrogenase, translating into MTLDLSTNFGGLKLRTPIIVGSCPLTANPQHRIALERSGAGAVVLPSLFEEHVIAWRIGNGGSPTEREQRLIDRVTGMTRKALVPNVETYLAMLNRASVQSNIPVIASLHGGTDGNWLDFAGELQDTGADAIELNVHHRPDNDYDKPRELEDQVVELVKTIRTSISVPLFLKLHREYTAVSHLARRLVSGVQGLVLYARDPEIDIALDSLKLQCKWGMSSPGFISPTLRALMSVYGHCPALPLAGNGGIGRPEDLIKTLLAGADVAMIVSAVYREGPDIIRTMLDGLTQFMECNRVCSLNELQSKRPMEFTSEEDRLNTIEGLSPTPCWIGIRNEEHVIQGDRWGHPVG